A window from Staphylococcus succinus encodes these proteins:
- a CDS encoding YjiH family protein — translation MNKGYVQSQHRNIKWRFFVFSFIGILCFFVPIQINGTSSIIVDHVHLAIRALFGGFMQYIALAMILAGAILPLIRQSYKKSIADFVIIVFKVLGAVIGIMYVFKIGPTLLFKKDYGPFLFDQLMLPLSVLIPVGAIALSLLISYGLLEFVGVFMEPVMRPIFKTPGKSAVDAVASFVGSYSLGLLITNRVYKEGLYNKREATIIATGFSTVSATFMIIVANTLGLMPHWNLYFWGTLVITFVVTAITAWLPPIVNESTDYYNNQKGEADVEIVGSRLKTAYAEALKKNATTPSLAKNVWGNLKDGLEMTIAILPSILSIGFLGLLLANFTPIIDWMSYIFYPFIYIFPTPDQALLAKASAISIIEMFLPSLLVAKAALSTKFIVGVVSVSAIIFFSALVPCILATEIKIPVWKLIVIWFLRVVLTLLITIPLSLLIF, via the coding sequence ATGAATAAGGGGTATGTTCAATCACAACATCGCAATATTAAATGGAGATTTTTTGTTTTTAGTTTTATCGGTATTTTATGCTTTTTCGTACCAATTCAAATTAATGGCACAAGTTCTATTATAGTAGATCACGTTCACCTAGCCATTCGCGCTCTATTCGGTGGATTCATGCAATATATCGCGCTAGCTATGATTTTAGCAGGTGCTATTTTACCTTTGATAAGACAAAGTTATAAAAAGTCAATTGCTGATTTTGTCATCATTGTATTTAAAGTACTTGGTGCAGTGATTGGTATCATGTATGTCTTTAAAATAGGTCCTACACTGTTATTTAAAAAGGACTACGGTCCGTTTCTATTTGATCAATTAATGTTGCCATTAAGTGTACTTATTCCTGTTGGTGCCATAGCACTATCTTTACTTATTAGCTATGGTCTACTTGAATTTGTCGGTGTATTCATGGAACCAGTAATGCGTCCCATATTTAAGACACCAGGAAAATCTGCGGTAGATGCCGTCGCCTCATTTGTGGGTAGTTATTCTTTGGGGCTATTAATTACAAATAGAGTATATAAAGAAGGTCTTTATAACAAAAGAGAGGCTACTATCATTGCCACTGGTTTCTCTACGGTTTCAGCCACATTTATGATTATCGTTGCAAATACACTTGGCTTAATGCCACATTGGAATTTATACTTCTGGGGTACGTTAGTGATTACATTTGTCGTAACTGCTATTACAGCATGGTTGCCGCCCATTGTAAATGAGTCAACAGACTATTATAATAATCAAAAAGGTGAAGCCGATGTAGAAATTGTGGGTAGCCGATTAAAAACAGCATATGCCGAAGCTTTAAAAAAGAATGCCACTACACCTTCTTTAGCTAAAAATGTGTGGGGAAATTTAAAAGATGGCTTAGAAATGACTATCGCAATCTTACCTTCTATTCTATCTATTGGTTTCTTGGGGTTACTATTAGCAAACTTTACACCCATAATAGACTGGATGAGCTATATATTCTATCCATTTATTTATATATTCCCAACACCAGACCAAGCATTACTTGCCAAGGCATCCGCAATATCAATTATCGAAATGTTCTTACCATCATTACTCGTTGCAAAAGCAGCGCTAAGTACAAAATTCATCGTTGGCGTTGTCAGCGTCTCTGCCATCATTTTCTTTTCAGCATTAGTCCCGTGTATCTTAGCTACAGAAATCAAGATACCAGTTTGGAAGCTAATCGTAATTTGGTTCTTAAGAGTAGTGCTCACATTATTAATTACCATACCATTGAGTCTTTTGATTTTTTAA
- a CDS encoding LLM class flavin-dependent oxidoreductase, which yields MTLGYFLTGYGHHIASYRHPNTQKNGGMNFKEIIEQAKIAEKAKFDFLFISDNLYLDKKTHPDAVTRFEPFTLMPIIAMETQHLGLVVTASTSFSEPFHLARSLSSLDHLSNGRAGWNIVTSGVSDAAKNFSKTTTMEHDLRYHQADEFLDVTVKLWDSWKNISQSNAEFINTQRPEPINYVGQFYSVKGPLNIEQSPQIRPLLVQAGSSKKGIEFASKHAEVVFTAQNDIDDAVTFAKDLKKQVKQKRASQQDVLIMPGIFPVIGETRAKANANYQELQDLIVPEIGLELLSHYLGDIDLSHYDLTTPFDNIVLEGSNSIQSRVDLIKETAQKHHLTLEDVMKYVAGGRGHHIVIGTAQDVADRMEEWFIKGAADGFNIMPPLNPTQFELFVKEVIPILQDKGLVQNKYNNGTLREKLGLI from the coding sequence ATGACATTAGGCTATTTTTTAACTGGTTATGGGCATCATATAGCAAGTTATAGACATCCAAATACACAAAAAAATGGAGGAATGAATTTCAAAGAAATTATCGAACAAGCAAAAATTGCGGAAAAAGCTAAATTTGATTTTTTATTTATTTCAGATAATTTGTATCTTGATAAAAAAACACATCCAGATGCAGTAACACGTTTTGAACCGTTTACTTTAATGCCAATTATTGCTATGGAAACACAACATTTAGGATTGGTGGTTACAGCATCTACTTCCTTTTCAGAACCGTTTCATCTAGCTAGAAGTTTGTCCTCATTAGATCATTTGAGTAATGGAAGGGCAGGATGGAATATTGTTACATCTGGTGTTAGTGATGCTGCTAAAAACTTTAGCAAAACAACTACTATGGAACATGATTTAAGGTATCATCAAGCAGATGAATTTCTAGATGTAACAGTGAAATTGTGGGATTCTTGGAAAAATATAAGCCAATCAAACGCAGAATTCATTAACACTCAAAGGCCTGAACCAATTAACTATGTAGGCCAATTTTATAGTGTTAAAGGACCTCTAAATATAGAGCAATCACCACAAATACGACCGTTACTTGTTCAAGCGGGTTCTTCTAAAAAAGGAATCGAATTTGCTTCAAAACATGCAGAAGTTGTTTTTACTGCTCAAAACGATATTGATGATGCAGTTACATTTGCAAAAGATTTAAAAAAACAAGTGAAACAAAAAAGAGCTTCGCAACAAGACGTTTTAATCATGCCAGGTATTTTTCCAGTGATTGGGGAAACTCGAGCAAAGGCAAATGCTAATTATCAAGAATTACAAGATTTGATAGTACCAGAAATAGGGTTAGAATTATTATCTCACTATTTAGGGGATATTGATTTGAGTCACTATGATTTAACTACACCCTTTGACAATATAGTGCTCGAAGGCAGTAATAGTATACAAAGCCGAGTAGATCTTATTAAAGAAACAGCACAAAAGCATCACTTAACTTTAGAAGATGTAATGAAATATGTTGCTGGTGGAAGAGGGCACCATATAGTCATTGGAACAGCTCAAGATGTAGCAGATAGAATGGAGGAATGGTTTATAAAAGGTGCTGCAGATGGATTTAATATTATGCCACCGTTAAACCCAACGCAATTCGAATTGTTTGTTAAAGAAGTCATTCCGATTTTGCAGGATAAAGGATTGGTTCAAAACAAATATAACAATGGAACATTACGTGAAAAATTAGGCTTAATATAG
- a CDS encoding solute:sodium symporter family transporter: MGLVAWYSYYKTKNTISSSGGFFLGGRGLTGSFIAGALILTNLSAEQLIGLNGQGYKNNLSSMGWEVTAGISIIILATILLPKYLGGAFTTLPEFINHRFDQQTRFLVVLLFMVGYGLITIPSVLYSGSIAVLQIFDIPKMFGITFEQSIWIIVWVIGIVGTLYAILGGLKAIAISDTLNGIGLLIVGILVPILGFITLGHGSLLEGMKTIATVHPEKLNAIGSSKDDVPFGTIFTGIIFANLFYWGTNQYVIQRTLGAKSLAEGQKGALFTGFLKVLVPFLMMIPGVIAFHLYGAGLKNMDLAYPTLIKDIFPTFLNGFFLAVLLGAVFSSFNALLNSASTLFVYDIYKVMINKNASDRQMIHVSQWFGVILALVTFFISPMLINAPKGLWTIIREFTGFFNIPIIAIVLIGIFSKKVPAIAPKIIIISHVVVYYLMIWGLPMLFHIEFSINFIYIQGLMFVVEILVMLIIGWINPLKSPFTFKSNPKVDMTPWKYTLPVTVILLGTIVFTYILFSPIGLASQHNIVSFWFWPVTFLLIVIVTICYYFALKHWSEKYNLLIKQQYKRSINEEIYTNEKIEKQLV; the protein is encoded by the coding sequence ATGGGTTTAGTAGCTTGGTATTCTTATTATAAAACTAAAAATACAATAAGTAGTTCAGGTGGATTTTTTTTAGGAGGAAGAGGGTTAACCGGTAGTTTTATTGCGGGAGCTCTAATTTTAACTAATTTATCTGCTGAACAATTAATTGGTTTAAATGGTCAAGGTTATAAGAATAATCTATCGAGTATGGGGTGGGAAGTAACTGCTGGTATTTCTATTATTATTCTAGCAACTATTTTACTTCCTAAATATTTGGGTGGTGCATTTACAACACTTCCAGAATTTATTAATCATCGTTTTGATCAGCAGACACGATTTTTAGTCGTTTTATTATTCATGGTAGGTTATGGACTAATAACGATACCTTCTGTACTCTATTCAGGCTCTATAGCTGTGTTACAAATATTTGATATACCTAAAATGTTTGGAATAACGTTTGAACAATCTATATGGATTATCGTTTGGGTTATTGGAATAGTTGGAACTTTGTATGCAATTTTAGGTGGTTTGAAAGCTATCGCAATATCAGACACTTTAAATGGTATTGGTTTACTAATAGTTGGTATTTTAGTACCCATACTTGGATTTATTACGCTTGGTCATGGGAGTTTGCTTGAAGGTATGAAGACAATTGCGACAGTACACCCAGAAAAACTGAATGCCATCGGTTCTAGTAAAGATGATGTGCCATTTGGAACAATTTTTACTGGTATTATATTTGCAAATTTGTTTTATTGGGGAACAAATCAATATGTTATACAAAGAACGTTAGGTGCTAAAAGTTTGGCTGAAGGTCAAAAAGGAGCGTTATTTACAGGTTTTCTTAAAGTACTCGTACCGTTTTTAATGATGATTCCTGGCGTCATTGCATTTCATTTATATGGCGCAGGGTTGAAAAATATGGATTTAGCCTATCCTACATTAATCAAAGATATTTTCCCTACATTCTTAAACGGTTTTTTTCTTGCAGTATTATTAGGAGCAGTGTTTTCTAGTTTTAATGCATTGTTAAATAGTGCTTCAACGTTGTTTGTATATGATATTTATAAAGTTATGATAAATAAAAATGCAAGCGATAGACAAATGATACATGTAAGCCAATGGTTTGGAGTTATTTTAGCTTTAGTGACATTTTTTATTTCACCAATGTTAATCAATGCACCTAAAGGTTTATGGACTATTATCCGTGAATTTACGGGATTTTTTAATATACCTATTATAGCAATTGTATTAATTGGTATTTTTTCAAAAAAAGTTCCTGCAATAGCTCCCAAAATCATCATTATTTCACATGTAGTTGTGTATTATTTAATGATTTGGGGATTGCCGATGTTGTTTCATATTGAATTTTCTATAAATTTTATTTACATTCAAGGATTAATGTTTGTAGTAGAAATTTTAGTGATGCTGATAATTGGATGGATAAATCCATTAAAGAGTCCATTTACTTTTAAATCCAATCCTAAAGTCGATATGACGCCTTGGAAATATACTCTGCCTGTCACAGTGATTTTACTCGGCACAATAGTATTCACATACATTTTATTTTCTCCAATTGGCCTAGCTTCACAACATAATATTGTATCTTTCTGGTTCTGGCCAGTAACTTTCTTGTTAATTGTGATAGTCACAATCTGTTATTATTTTGCTTTAAAACATTGGAGTGAAAAATATAATTTACTTATAAAACAGCAGTATAAAAGAAGTATTAATGAAGAAATATATACTAATGAAAAGATAGAAAAACAGCTTGTTTAA
- a CDS encoding TetR/AcrR family transcriptional regulator yields the protein MEKKKITRRLIIDTAHTLIQETQKSEISLSKIATSLHITHAAIYKHFENKKDLWIAVCADWFETYIINHIDINDDDYEDKQQWLHDYLWAFVNAKKAAYQTNRLMFDLNTRYVEKDPFILQEILKPCFIRIQQKMGYDDSNLYKPEVILSAFSTFTLPMFKDTWNQPDYDLRFEMTWDLIKFNV from the coding sequence ATGGAAAAAAAGAAAATAACTCGACGTTTAATTATTGATACAGCACATACATTGATTCAGGAAACGCAAAAATCCGAAATTTCTCTCTCAAAAATTGCTACATCATTGCATATTACACACGCAGCAATATATAAACATTTTGAAAATAAAAAGGACTTATGGATTGCTGTTTGTGCGGACTGGTTTGAAACATATATTATTAATCATATTGATATCAATGATGATGATTATGAAGATAAACAGCAATGGTTACATGATTATCTTTGGGCATTCGTTAATGCTAAAAAGGCGGCATATCAAACAAATCGTTTAATGTTTGATTTAAACACTCGGTATGTTGAAAAAGATCCTTTTATATTACAAGAAATTTTAAAACCGTGTTTTATACGTATACAACAAAAAATGGGTTATGATGACAGTAATTTATATAAACCAGAAGTGATTCTTTCGGCCTTTTCGACATTTACTCTGCCTATGTTTAAAGACACTTGGAACCAGCCAGACTATGACTTGAGATTTGAGATGACTTGGGATTTAATCAAATTCAATGTATAG
- a CDS encoding acetoacetate decarboxylase, with translation MTLRKEDVNNIITTPINAPAFPPINPFFKNREFVQVLYETDIDALKAVVPEPLKVISNLIKFEVINMPDSTGLGAYLEAGQVIPVEYNGEEGEFYLSMYVNNQAAITSGREIAAYPKKAGQPNLYTDNDVVVGTLDYGSLRVAQMTMGYKYFPIDKQEAQHIISKPQFMLKQVRDYDGNLEKSELTRSQITNLEIKEAYRSPARLQLFEHVMAPLADFPVHKIVDGQHIITDLYLDRPKPIFNYLSN, from the coding sequence ATCACTTTGAGAAAAGAAGATGTAAATAATATCATTACTACACCAATAAATGCACCAGCATTTCCACCAATCAATCCTTTTTTTAAAAACAGAGAATTTGTACAAGTGTTATATGAAACTGACATAGATGCTTTAAAGGCAGTTGTTCCTGAACCGTTAAAAGTAATAAGTAATTTAATTAAATTTGAAGTAATTAATATGCCTGATAGCACAGGACTAGGGGCTTATCTTGAGGCAGGTCAAGTCATCCCAGTTGAATATAATGGTGAAGAGGGAGAATTCTATTTAAGTATGTACGTCAATAACCAAGCAGCCATTACTTCAGGTCGTGAAATTGCTGCCTATCCTAAAAAAGCCGGTCAACCTAACCTATACACCGATAACGATGTCGTTGTTGGTACTCTAGATTATGGATCATTACGTGTGGCTCAGATGACCATGGGTTATAAATACTTCCCCATAGACAAACAAGAGGCTCAACATATTATATCTAAACCTCAATTTATGTTAAAACAAGTACGCGATTATGATGGAAATCTCGAAAAAAGTGAACTAACACGTAGTCAAATCACAAATCTAGAAATCAAAGAAGCCTACCGTTCACCCGCAAGACTCCAATTATTTGAACACGTTATGGCACCATTAGCAGACTTTCCCGTTCATAAAATCGTAGATGGACAACACATCATTACCGATTTATACTTAGATCGACCAAAACCTATATTCAACTATTTAAGTAACTAG
- a CDS encoding ketopantoate reductase family protein, producing the protein MNIAVYGCGSLGTIIGAYLSTTEHSVDLIDTYDAHIDTLNKEGATVEGTTDFHINVHALKPEEITKTYDLILLLTKQTYNSTVLPMIKNILKTDGVLLSLQNGVPEELIQQHIPKKNIIAGAVEFGATFKSPGVSALTTDFTAFKNYALQIGELNGEITLRLKTIKTILDSIGNTHLSDNLLGTKWSKLLINSAFSGLSAALNCTYGDVLKHPLAFKIAMIILDEGIKVGHANHIKFAHMANHPIDNFENHNAPEKLNSFMQPSKNLEASMLQDLRKQRQTEINNINGLIVEIGEKVKIPTPFNQKIVDIVTTASQTNQLPEFEKSLKSLLQNV; encoded by the coding sequence ATGAATATAGCAGTTTATGGATGTGGTTCATTAGGCACAATAATAGGTGCTTATTTATCAACAACGGAACATAGCGTAGATCTTATTGATACATATGATGCACATATCGACACACTAAATAAAGAAGGTGCAACTGTAGAAGGCACAACAGATTTCCACATAAACGTTCACGCGTTAAAACCAGAAGAAATTACGAAGACCTATGATTTAATTCTTTTATTAACAAAACAAACTTATAATTCAACTGTATTACCAATGATAAAAAATATATTAAAAACAGACGGTGTCCTATTATCGTTACAAAATGGTGTACCTGAAGAATTGATTCAGCAGCATATACCTAAAAAAAATATCATTGCAGGAGCAGTTGAATTTGGCGCCACTTTCAAAAGTCCTGGTGTGTCAGCGTTAACAACTGACTTCACAGCCTTTAAAAATTACGCCCTACAAATTGGTGAGTTGAATGGTGAAATAACGCTTAGGCTAAAAACAATAAAAACTATATTAGATAGTATCGGAAACACACATTTATCCGACAATTTACTGGGAACGAAATGGTCTAAATTATTGATAAATAGTGCTTTCAGCGGTCTCTCCGCTGCTTTAAATTGCACATATGGAGATGTATTAAAACACCCTTTAGCATTTAAAATTGCAATGATTATTCTAGATGAGGGCATTAAAGTAGGACATGCCAATCATATAAAATTTGCACATATGGCTAACCATCCCATAGATAATTTCGAAAATCATAATGCCCCTGAAAAGCTAAATTCCTTCATGCAACCTAGTAAAAATTTAGAAGCAAGTATGTTACAAGATTTAAGAAAACAGCGACAGACTGAAATTAATAATATCAATGGATTAATTGTAGAAATTGGGGAAAAAGTAAAAATACCTACACCTTTTAATCAGAAAATCGTTGATATTGTAACCACAGCATCTCAAACCAATCAACTTCCCGAATTTGAAAAATCTTTAAAGAGTTTATTACAAAATGTATAG
- a CDS encoding LysR family transcriptional regulator codes for MELLHLKYFKYVAEHLNYTKAAHELNISQPALSMMIKKLEQELNTKLFYKKGRNIFLTDNGYILLKSVDNIMYELSKAGDLIYKNEHSKQNTINFASSHSRLISYIFDDYIVRNPQYMFNCGIETMGQIIEKLLNYNIQFALSMMRIQHPDIECRAIIDEDIVITYPKQFDSEQTIDFLYNDNVYKTFVFPSHNEDYNNLAKNKVLEMNLTINNVNYIDDAFITSIAKQRQYFAFMPVSMCKKLNLPYINDDELIIQTSIYLSSIKNVELGKANFDMYQFIETYFKQNQAFYLAD; via the coding sequence TTGGAATTATTGCATTTAAAGTACTTTAAATATGTAGCGGAACATTTGAATTATACTAAAGCTGCCCACGAACTTAATATTAGTCAGCCTGCATTGAGTATGATGATAAAAAAATTAGAGCAAGAATTGAATACTAAATTATTCTATAAAAAAGGAAGAAATATATTTTTAACTGACAATGGATACATTTTATTAAAATCAGTAGATAATATTATGTATGAATTAAGCAAAGCAGGGGATTTAATTTATAAAAATGAGCACAGTAAACAGAATACGATAAATTTTGCATCTTCGCATAGTAGATTGATTTCTTATATATTTGATGATTATATAGTCCGTAATCCACAATATATGTTTAATTGTGGAATTGAAACGATGGGACAAATAATTGAAAAGTTACTAAACTATAATATTCAATTTGCACTGAGTATGATGCGAATCCAACATCCAGATATTGAATGTAGAGCTATTATCGATGAAGATATTGTCATTACTTATCCTAAGCAGTTTGATAGTGAACAAACAATTGATTTTTTATATAATGATAATGTATATAAAACATTTGTCTTTCCTTCTCATAATGAGGATTATAATAATTTAGCGAAAAATAAGGTTCTGGAAATGAATCTTACAATTAATAATGTCAATTATATAGATGATGCATTTATCACTTCTATAGCAAAACAAAGACAATACTTTGCATTTATGCCAGTTAGTATGTGTAAAAAACTTAACTTACCATATATTAATGATGATGAATTAATTATCCAGACTTCAATCTACTTATCTTCGATAAAAAACGTAGAGTTAGGTAAGGCAAATTTTGATATGTATCAATTTATTGAAACTTATTTTAAACAAAACCAAGCATTTTATCTTGCTGATTGA